The Euphorbia lathyris chromosome 3, ddEupLath1.1, whole genome shotgun sequence genome contains a region encoding:
- the LOC136222765 gene encoding probable caffeine synthase MTL2: MDQSIFFVNESSPASVQKVYLDQFQKDFMNFLKSRSVEMVSGGHMVISFLAKSDNSPMQLVQDSLKQMVDEGIIQESKLDHFIVPLYPPSEEEVRNRIEMENSFKIKRIEEFEVSWDANIEDGNNELLFDISERAKYVASYSRAIIEPMLASYFGDAIIDDLFGRLSFRVNNCLEKRIGLTKYVVVSLIKKN, translated from the exons atgGATCAAA gtattttttttgtaaatgaaTCCAGTCCAGCAAGTGTCCAGAAAGTATAtctggatcaatttcagaaggATTTTATGAATTTCTTGAAATCACGGTCGGTGGAAATGGTGTCCGGTGGTCATATGGTGATATCTTTTCTAGCTAAAAGTGATAACAGTCCGATGCAGTTAGTTCAAGATTCTCTTAAGCAGATGGTTGACGAG GGTATAATCCAAGAATCAAAACTTGACCATTTTATTGTTCCATTATATCCTCCTTCCGAAGAAGAAGTGAGAAATAGGATTGAAATGGAAAATTCATTTAAGATTAAAAGAATAGAAGAATTCGAAGTAAGTTGGGATGCAAATATCGAGGATGGAAACAATGAATTATTGTTTGATATATCGGAGAGAGCAAAATATGTAGCCAGTTACTCAAGAGCTATCATAGAACCCATGCTAGCAAGTTATTTTGGAGATGCTATTATTGATGATTTATTTGGTAGACTCTCCTTTAGAGTGAACAATTGTTTGGAGAAGAGAATTGGATTGACCAAGTATGTGGTggtttctttgataaaaaagaaTTAA